In Lachnospiraceae bacterium, one DNA window encodes the following:
- a CDS encoding enoyl-CoA hydratase — protein sequence MYQYVKTYTENGAGYIILNDPKKLNALSQPMAAELSEVLEQFRFDPSIRVIVLRGEGGKFCAGGDITSMKKRVDCYAAGIPAPTQTKTNMANFNHLVLYIRQIEKPVVAWIEGACAGGGMSLAMACDFAIAEENTKMSFAFSSIGLAPDMGSSVLLTRRVGPARAADLFMTGRRFTGKEAADMGIITRAVPAEELEENVKKQITALANGPTLSYAEIKGGINRIMYPDLHQCMNLEADYVDRLTHSADHAEAVNAFLEKRKPVFTGK from the coding sequence ATGTACCAATATGTTAAAACTTACACTGAAAACGGTGCAGGTTATATTATCCTTAATGATCCTAAAAAGTTAAATGCCTTAAGCCAGCCAATGGCAGCTGAGCTTTCTGAAGTTCTGGAACAGTTCCGCTTTGACCCCAGTATCCGCGTGATCGTTCTGCGGGGTGAAGGCGGAAAATTCTGTGCAGGCGGTGACATTACTTCCATGAAAAAACGTGTAGACTGCTATGCAGCTGGTATCCCTGCACCTACCCAGACTAAGACCAATATGGCTAATTTCAACCACCTGGTCCTTTACATCCGTCAGATTGAAAAGCCGGTAGTTGCCTGGATCGAAGGTGCCTGCGCAGGCGGCGGAATGAGCCTTGCCATGGCCTGCGACTTTGCCATTGCAGAGGAAAATACAAAAATGTCCTTTGCCTTTTCTTCTATCGGACTGGCACCGGATATGGGAAGCTCCGTCCTTTTGACCAGACGCGTTGGTCCGGCAAGAGCTGCCGATCTTTTTATGACAGGAAGACGTTTTACAGGAAAAGAAGCAGCTGATATGGGCATCATCACCCGTGCTGTACCAGCTGAAGAACTGGAAGAAAATGTAAAAAAACAGATCACTGCCCTGGCAAACGGACCTACTCTTTCCTATGCGGAGATCAAAGGCGGCATCAACCGGATCATGTACCCGGATCTCCACCAGTGCATGAATCTGGAAGCTGATTATGTAGACCGCCTGACTCATTCTGCAGACCACGCAGAAGCGGTAAACGCATTTTTAGAAAAAAGAAAACCTGTATTTACCGGCAAATAA
- a CDS encoding nitronate monooxygenase family protein: MIKTKFTEMFGIEKPIVQGGMQHLGIAEFASLVCNAGGMGTINITCYPGIDEFHEDVIKMKEFTNNKPFIVNISLVPDLTKGEEIFKYIDVCAKEGVAAIEFAGASPVEFMPACKEAGIKIIHKSPNAKVAASMARKGADVITIAGYEVAGHPSMDGIGTFVIANKAAKVCAEYGVPVLAAGGVADGKGLAAALALGAQGVVMGTRFVATAECPISDNHKEWLLEHTEKDTVIVQKSIHNAARVANNMAAKLTLEMEKRGTTLEELMTVIAGRLSKKCYKNGDIDGGIYALGPAMGLINDIKPVQQLMDDMVAEAEEVIGGLKASIY; encoded by the coding sequence ATGATAAAAACAAAATTTACAGAAATGTTTGGAATTGAGAAACCAATCGTCCAGGGCGGTATGCAGCATTTAGGTATTGCTGAATTTGCTTCTTTAGTCTGCAATGCAGGCGGTATGGGAACTATTAATATTACCTGCTATCCGGGAATTGATGAATTCCATGAAGATGTGATCAAAATGAAGGAATTTACTAATAATAAGCCTTTCATTGTAAATATTTCCCTGGTTCCGGACCTGACAAAGGGCGAAGAGATCTTTAAATATATTGATGTATGTGCAAAAGAAGGTGTTGCAGCCATCGAGTTTGCAGGTGCTTCTCCAGTAGAATTTATGCCGGCATGTAAAGAGGCAGGCATCAAGATCATCCACAAGAGCCCAAATGCAAAAGTAGCAGCCAGCATGGCAAGAAAGGGCGCAGATGTGATCACCATTGCAGGCTATGAAGTAGCAGGACATCCAAGTATGGATGGGATCGGTACATTTGTGATTGCTAACAAGGCAGCTAAGGTTTGTGCAGAATACGGTGTTCCGGTACTGGCAGCAGGTGGTGTGGCAGATGGAAAAGGTCTGGCAGCAGCACTGGCATTAGGTGCACAAGGCGTTGTTATGGGAACACGTTTTGTAGCAACTGCTGAGTGCCCGATTTCTGATAACCACAAGGAATGGCTGTTAGAGCATACAGAAAAAGATACAGTTATTGTCCAGAAATCCATTCATAATGCAGCCCGTGTTGCAAATAATATGGCAGCAAAGCTGACTCTGGAAATGGAAAAGAGAGGAACCACCCTGGAAGAACTGATGACTGTTATTGCAGGAAGACTGAGCAAGAAATGCTATAAAAACGGCGATATAGACGGCGGCATCTATGCATTAGGACCGGCAATGGGCCTGATCAACGATATTAAGCCAGTACAGCAGCTGATGGATGACATGGTAGCAGAAGCAGAAGAAGTGATCGGCGGATTAAAGGCTTCTATTTATTAA
- a CDS encoding CoA transferase, which translates to MMADEANYRPLEGVKVLELSTMVAAGSCGRMLADWGATVIKVEAESGDMFRNFPKTFLVPCTMDENPLFDNLNAGKRGIVLNLKTPEGMEAMHRLLAEADVFLTNTRVKALKKLGLDYDSLKDKYPRLIEANIFGFGEKGPKKDNPGFDTVAFWASSGFNADMMVEGPGSYPVYSSAGPGDIVTAMGLCYAITAALYKRTQTGKGDRVSSSLYGTALWCFHIMSVATEERYGYQYPKTREVSAPTGAPFRTKDNQWVMTTILKIEEQWPVLCNVLGVPELGTDPRYNTALRQRDPEVRKYLMKRFEEIYATKTADEWCKLLTEADIVNDKLAHYKDMEHSQQAWENEYIHEVTCPNGGKSILVRPAMRSDRMGIPTWKRGPMLGEHTEEVLKEIGYTDEQIKAMEEKKAAVQIDTTQFQHLDEEM; encoded by the coding sequence ATGATGGCAGACGAGGCAAATTACAGACCTTTGGAAGGGGTTAAAGTATTGGAGCTTTCCACAATGGTGGCAGCAGGCTCCTGTGGAAGAATGTTAGCAGACTGGGGTGCTACAGTTATTAAAGTAGAAGCTGAAAGCGGAGATATGTTCCGTAATTTCCCAAAAACATTTCTTGTACCATGCACTATGGATGAGAACCCTTTATTTGATAACCTGAATGCCGGAAAAAGGGGCATTGTATTAAATTTAAAGACACCGGAGGGCATGGAAGCAATGCATCGCCTTTTAGCTGAGGCAGATGTATTCCTGACCAATACCCGTGTAAAAGCATTAAAGAAACTGGGACTGGATTATGATTCCTTAAAGGATAAATATCCAAGGCTGATCGAGGCCAATATTTTCGGCTTTGGTGAAAAGGGACCAAAGAAGGACAATCCCGGATTTGATACGGTTGCATTCTGGGCAAGCAGTGGTTTTAATGCAGATATGATGGTAGAGGGACCTGGAAGTTATCCTGTATATAGTTCTGCAGGCCCTGGTGATATTGTCACAGCAATGGGATTATGCTATGCCATTACAGCTGCTCTTTATAAGCGCACCCAGACAGGAAAAGGCGACCGGGTAAGCTCATCTCTTTACGGAACTGCACTGTGGTGCTTCCATATTATGTCAGTTGCAACAGAAGAACGTTATGGATATCAGTATCCAAAGACCAGAGAGGTAAGCGCACCTACAGGCGCTCCTTTCAGGACAAAGGATAACCAGTGGGTCATGACTACTATTTTAAAGATCGAAGAGCAATGGCCGGTGCTGTGTAATGTATTAGGTGTTCCAGAATTGGGAACAGACCCAAGATACAACACAGCCCTGCGTCAGAGAGACCCGGAAGTGCGTAAATATCTTATGAAGCGCTTTGAAGAGATCTATGCAACTAAGACCGCAGACGAGTGGTGCAAGCTTCTGACAGAAGCAGACATTGTAAATGACAAACTGGCCCATTATAAGGATATGGAGCACAGCCAGCAGGCATGGGAAAATGAGTATATCCACGAAGTAACCTGCCCAAACGGCGGAAAATCCATTCTGGTACGCCCGGCTATGAGAAGTGACCGTATGGGTATACCAACCTGGAAGCGTGGGCCTATGTTAGGCGAACATACAGAAGAAGTTTTAAAAGAAATCGGCTATACAGATGAACAGATCAAAGCTATGGAAGAAAAGAAGGCGGCTGTTCAGATCGATACCACCCAGTTTCAACATCTGGATGAGGAAATGTAA